The following are encoded in a window of Neomicrococcus lactis genomic DNA:
- a CDS encoding FAD-dependent oxidoreductase has translation MPVNGNVSFWFTQTGLPVAANELAGNATADVVIVGAGYTGLWTAYYLKKARPELTIRILESRFAGFGASGRNGGWLANTITGGRLDYEKQYGHEKVARFQEILNESIDEVIAVTQREGIDADIVKGGELLVARNPAQLARLESYFAEAQRWPEDAVLLDALQTTARVNVAGAVGGMHIPYCARIHPAKLVVGLARKVRELGVHLYENTTVLEIKPGEAVTDKGTVRAPRILRATEGFTANLKGLHREWLPMNSSMIVTEPLTPEMWDQIGWDGKETLEDMAHAYVYLQRTEDGRIAIGGRGVPYRFGSKTDTDGTTQDSTIELLNGILVDMFPAVAGVRIDHAWSGVLGVPRDWKSTVSYDPETGLGWAGGYVGTGVTATNLAGRTLRDLVLGEQTEITTLPWVNRKVRKWEVEPLRWVAVQAMYAMYYRADTAEKKSGHPQTALLARVADAVSGRGH, from the coding sequence GTGCCGGTCAATGGCAATGTTTCATTTTGGTTCACGCAGACGGGTCTGCCCGTCGCCGCCAACGAGCTCGCGGGTAATGCGACCGCGGATGTGGTGATTGTGGGAGCGGGATACACGGGCTTGTGGACCGCCTACTACCTCAAGAAAGCGCGGCCGGAGCTGACCATTCGGATTCTGGAGTCGCGCTTCGCTGGGTTTGGTGCTTCGGGGCGCAACGGTGGCTGGCTGGCTAACACGATTACTGGCGGGCGCTTGGACTATGAGAAGCAGTATGGTCATGAGAAAGTGGCGCGTTTTCAAGAAATCCTGAATGAGTCCATTGACGAAGTCATCGCGGTGACGCAGCGCGAAGGCATCGACGCGGACATCGTCAAGGGCGGCGAGCTCTTGGTGGCGCGCAATCCGGCGCAGCTCGCGCGGCTCGAGAGCTACTTTGCCGAGGCTCAGCGCTGGCCAGAGGACGCGGTGCTTTTGGATGCTTTGCAGACGACGGCGCGCGTCAACGTGGCAGGCGCCGTGGGCGGCATGCACATTCCGTATTGCGCGCGGATCCACCCGGCGAAACTTGTGGTGGGTTTGGCGCGAAAAGTACGCGAGCTTGGCGTCCACCTTTATGAAAACACCACCGTCCTGGAAATCAAGCCGGGGGAGGCCGTCACGGACAAGGGCACGGTGCGGGCACCGCGTATTTTGCGAGCCACGGAAGGATTCACTGCCAATCTGAAGGGGCTGCACCGGGAGTGGTTGCCCATGAACTCCTCGATGATCGTCACGGAGCCGCTGACGCCAGAGATGTGGGACCAGATTGGGTGGGACGGCAAGGAAACCCTCGAGGACATGGCACATGCGTACGTGTACCTCCAGCGCACCGAGGACGGTCGTATAGCCATTGGCGGACGAGGCGTTCCATACCGGTTCGGTTCCAAGACGGACACGGACGGCACCACTCAAGACAGCACCATTGAGCTGCTCAACGGAATTCTCGTGGACATGTTCCCGGCGGTTGCTGGGGTTCGGATTGATCACGCGTGGTCCGGTGTTCTGGGCGTCCCACGGGACTGGAAATCAACGGTCTCGTATGACCCGGAAACTGGGCTGGGCTGGGCTGGCGGCTATGTAGGCACGGGCGTTACGGCAACCAATCTTGCCGGCCGGACGCTCCGAGACCTCGTGCTGGGGGAGCAGACCGAGATCACCACGCTTCCCTGGGTTAACCGTAAGGTCCGCAAGTGGGAAGTGGAGCCTTTGCGATGGGTGGCGGTGCAGGCCATGTATGCCATGTATTACCGTGCAGACACGGCAGAAAAGAAGAGCGGACATCCGCAAACGGCACTCCTTGCCCGAGTCGCGGACGCGGTATCCGGACGCGGGCACTGA
- a CDS encoding alkaline phosphatase D family protein: MNNLSGVDRRTLVKSALITSAVAASGAIAASSPALASPYTGAASLVSRRLTLPSRVATGDVTSESAVLWARTSGTGRLHATLRVLDADGSALRGRFARAIRLTSGWVTDATDHTAKIMAKDLPSNTHFEVSFSFEDENGRMGEVQKGSFTTAPGAGIGNGRFKGNAKGLEVKTAAQRFVWTADTAGQGYGINTEIGGMRGYAAMHAVKPDFFLHSGDTVYADGPISATMKEPNGDIWHNLVTEEVSKVAETLNEFRGRHRYNMMDENLRAMYAEVPVIAQWDDHETTNNWWAGEVLEDPRYTVRDVNTLAARGRRAWQEYMPIADTKALARGTGFEPDRIYRKIERGAHLDIFALDMRTFKGANTDGLETHETDILGETQLQWLIKGLRQSKATWKVIGNDLPLGLIVPDGKGQESISNAENGKPLGRELQLARLLKAIKDDDIKNVVFLTGDVHYCAAHHYSPERAAFKDFKPFWEFVAGPINAGAFGPNKLDGTFGPKAVFEKAGPVMGSPRNGEWQFFGQVDVAGDGSTFTVKLVNANGDVQYTNVLPRER, from the coding sequence GTGAACAATCTCTCTGGCGTAGACCGCCGCACCCTTGTAAAGTCCGCCCTGATCACGTCCGCAGTCGCCGCGTCTGGCGCGATTGCCGCCTCATCTCCCGCTCTCGCCTCCCCCTACACCGGCGCCGCGTCCCTCGTCTCGCGTCGTTTGACCCTGCCTTCCCGCGTTGCCACCGGTGATGTCACTTCGGAATCCGCAGTCTTGTGGGCCCGCACCTCAGGCACGGGGCGCCTGCATGCCACCCTCCGTGTTCTCGACGCAGACGGTTCCGCACTTCGCGGCCGCTTCGCCCGCGCCATCCGCTTGACTTCCGGCTGGGTCACAGACGCGACTGACCACACCGCCAAAATCATGGCTAAGGATCTCCCCTCCAACACGCACTTTGAGGTGTCTTTCTCTTTTGAGGACGAAAACGGCCGTATGGGCGAGGTCCAGAAGGGATCGTTTACCACGGCACCAGGTGCCGGAATCGGCAACGGCCGGTTCAAGGGCAACGCAAAGGGCCTCGAAGTTAAAACCGCGGCCCAGCGCTTCGTGTGGACGGCGGACACAGCTGGCCAGGGATACGGCATCAACACTGAGATCGGGGGCATGCGCGGCTACGCGGCTATGCACGCAGTGAAGCCTGATTTCTTCTTGCACTCCGGTGACACCGTCTACGCTGACGGCCCGATCTCTGCCACCATGAAAGAACCGAACGGCGACATCTGGCACAACCTCGTAACGGAGGAAGTCTCCAAGGTAGCCGAAACCCTCAATGAATTCCGCGGCCGCCACCGCTACAACATGATGGACGAGAACCTGCGCGCCATGTACGCCGAAGTTCCGGTCATCGCACAGTGGGATGACCATGAGACCACCAACAATTGGTGGGCCGGCGAAGTCCTTGAGGATCCTCGCTACACCGTTCGCGATGTCAACACGCTGGCTGCTCGCGGCCGTCGCGCATGGCAGGAATACATGCCAATTGCGGATACCAAGGCGTTGGCCCGCGGCACAGGCTTTGAGCCTGACCGTATCTACCGCAAGATTGAGCGCGGCGCGCACTTGGATATCTTCGCGTTGGACATGCGTACCTTCAAGGGTGCGAACACCGATGGTTTGGAAACGCACGAGACGGATATCCTCGGCGAGACTCAACTGCAGTGGCTCATCAAGGGTCTGCGTCAGTCCAAGGCAACGTGGAAGGTGATCGGCAACGATCTTCCGCTCGGCTTGATTGTTCCTGATGGCAAGGGCCAAGAGTCCATCTCCAATGCGGAGAACGGCAAGCCATTAGGCCGCGAACTCCAGTTGGCTCGCTTGCTCAAGGCCATCAAGGATGACGACATCAAGAATGTGGTCTTCTTGACCGGCGACGTCCACTACTGCGCGGCTCATCACTACTCCCCTGAGCGCGCAGCGTTCAAGGACTTCAAACCGTTCTGGGAGTTCGTTGCGGGCCCCATCAACGCTGGAGCATTCGGCCCGAACAAGCTTGATGGGACCTTCGGCCCTAAGGCTGTCTTCGAAAAGGCTGGCCCCGTCATGGGTTCACCGCGCAACGGCGAATGGCAGTTCTTCGGCCAGGTTGACGTAGCCGGCGACGGCTCCACGTTCACGGTGAAGCTCGTCAACGCCAACGGTGACGTGCAGTACACGAACGTATTGCCACGCGAGCGCTAA
- a CDS encoding NAD(P)/FAD-dependent oxidoreductase, with the protein MMFQPDSARSKNRETSFDRAERLIPDSHAERNLAGAKRSVYWLDHPDKPAAQHPLLEDITTDLAVVGGGYTGLWTALIAKERDPQRDVVVLEAAECGWAASGRNGGFCEASITHGESNGEKHLPQENERLIELGDENLEELVATIERYKIDCDLTHSGMMEIATEKHQVQWLQDEAQPSDVIPSEHGPEFLDGPEARARINTPLAYVGAFHATGTVMVHPAKLAWGLKRVCLDLGVRIFEHTPVRHLRESPATQRRDGEASSVVVLDTDNGTVHANLVALATNIFPNLIRRNRLYTVPVYDYALMTEPLTDAQRAAVGWAGMEGLADLNNRFHYVRPTLDAEGKFRILIGGYDAVYHFGRAMRSEYLNSEETYLKLAKHFAALFPDLDDVRFSHAWGGAIDTCSRFFSFFDRSFGGRVVYAGGFTGLGVGATRFAAKVMLDLLSGERTKLTELEMVRKKPIPFPPEPIAWTGVKITTAAMVRADRREGKRGLWLKAMDAVGMGFDS; encoded by the coding sequence ATGATGTTTCAGCCAGATTCAGCGCGGTCAAAGAACAGGGAAACCTCCTTTGACCGCGCTGAACGTTTAATCCCTGACTCGCATGCGGAGCGAAACTTGGCGGGCGCCAAGCGTTCCGTCTACTGGCTGGATCATCCCGACAAACCGGCCGCGCAACATCCCCTTCTCGAGGACATCACCACGGATCTGGCCGTGGTGGGCGGCGGCTACACCGGGCTCTGGACGGCACTCATTGCCAAGGAACGCGATCCCCAACGTGATGTCGTTGTGCTTGAAGCCGCCGAATGCGGCTGGGCTGCTTCCGGCCGCAATGGCGGATTCTGCGAAGCATCCATCACCCATGGAGAATCCAACGGTGAGAAGCACCTTCCTCAGGAAAACGAACGCCTCATTGAGTTGGGCGACGAGAATCTCGAAGAGCTCGTAGCAACGATCGAGCGCTACAAGATCGACTGCGATCTCACCCATTCCGGCATGATGGAAATCGCCACCGAAAAACACCAAGTTCAGTGGCTCCAAGACGAAGCCCAGCCGTCCGACGTCATACCATCCGAGCACGGCCCCGAATTCTTGGACGGCCCGGAAGCCCGCGCCCGCATCAACACTCCCCTCGCTTATGTTGGCGCATTCCACGCGACCGGCACCGTGATGGTGCACCCCGCCAAACTCGCGTGGGGCCTCAAGCGCGTATGTCTGGATCTCGGTGTGCGCATATTCGAACACACCCCAGTGCGTCACCTGCGTGAGTCCCCCGCGACGCAACGTCGTGATGGGGAGGCGAGCAGCGTCGTCGTACTGGATACTGACAACGGTACGGTGCATGCCAACCTAGTTGCGTTGGCTACTAATATCTTCCCCAACCTGATTCGGCGGAACCGCCTCTACACGGTCCCCGTGTACGACTACGCGCTCATGACGGAGCCGCTCACGGATGCGCAGCGAGCGGCCGTGGGCTGGGCCGGAATGGAGGGGCTCGCCGACCTCAATAACCGCTTCCACTACGTGCGCCCCACGCTGGATGCGGAGGGCAAGTTCCGGATTTTGATTGGAGGGTACGACGCCGTCTATCACTTCGGGCGGGCCATGCGCAGCGAATACTTGAATTCAGAAGAAACGTACCTGAAATTGGCGAAGCACTTCGCGGCACTCTTCCCAGACCTCGATGACGTGCGCTTTTCGCACGCGTGGGGCGGCGCGATCGATACGTGCAGCCGCTTTTTCTCCTTCTTTGATCGCTCGTTTGGTGGTCGTGTGGTGTACGCGGGCGGATTTACGGGCCTCGGCGTGGGAGCTACGCGCTTTGCCGCGAAGGTCATGCTGGATCTGCTATCCGGCGAGCGCACGAAACTCACGGAGTTGGAAATGGTACGCAAGAAGCCCATCCCCTTCCCGCCAGAACCCATCGCTTGGACCGGCGTTAAAATCACCACCGCAGCTATGGTGAGAGCGGATCGTCGCGAGGGCAAGCGAGGGCTGTGGCTCAAGGCCATGGACGCGGTGGGCATGGGGTTTGATTCCTAA
- a CDS encoding integrase core domain-containing protein yields the protein MHARKRKVWGSVQEVETSTAQWVHWFNTMRVHSSIGYQTPTEFENNYNQQTTPETLSA from the coding sequence ATTCACGCGAGGAAACGGAAAGTATGGGGCTCTGTACAAGAAGTCGAAACAAGCACCGCACAGTGGGTGCACTGGTTCAACACCATGCGCGTGCACTCGAGCATCGGGTACCAAACGCCCACCGAATTCGAGAACAACTACAACCAACAAACCACGCCTGAAACCCTCAGTGCGTGA
- a CDS encoding aspartate aminotransferase family protein yields the protein MTTDLTPDTLTDTEVSAELIEAGKRAYELDREHVFHSWQAQGPFKPMTILKAEGSYVWDGDGNKLIDMSGQLVNTNIGHQHPKVVAAIQEQAAQICTIAPQHVNIARSEAARLIAERTPGDLNHVFFTNGGADAVEHAIRMARLHTGRYKVLSAYRSYHGGTQLAVNVTGDPRRVANDYGNSGVVHFMPAYTYRSYFGSTTEAEETERALRHLEDMIVLEGAQNIAALILESIPGTAGIYMPPAGYLEGVRELTKKHGIMFIADEVMAGFGRSGKWFSINHWDITPDLLTFAKGVNSGYVPLGGVAMSDAIFETFGDRVYPGGLTYSGHPLACAAAVSAIGVMAEEGMIENAERLGRDIIGPRLAQMMERHPSIGDVRGAGVFWAIELVKNRETKEPMAAYGGSSPEMNELIGALKAKGILPFANFNRIHVVPALNIPDEVLEQALDAIDEALEVTDKYVS from the coding sequence ATGACTACGGATCTCACCCCAGATACTTTGACGGACACCGAGGTGTCCGCAGAGCTCATCGAGGCCGGCAAGCGCGCATATGAGCTGGACCGCGAGCACGTGTTCCACTCGTGGCAGGCTCAGGGCCCGTTCAAGCCCATGACGATTCTTAAGGCCGAGGGTTCCTACGTGTGGGACGGTGATGGCAACAAGCTGATCGATATGTCCGGCCAGCTAGTCAACACCAACATTGGGCACCAGCACCCCAAGGTCGTGGCAGCGATCCAGGAGCAGGCCGCACAGATCTGCACCATCGCCCCGCAGCATGTGAACATTGCGCGTTCTGAAGCGGCTCGCCTAATTGCCGAGCGCACGCCGGGCGATCTGAACCACGTGTTCTTCACGAACGGTGGAGCTGACGCCGTGGAGCACGCCATTCGCATGGCGCGGCTTCATACCGGCCGCTACAAAGTGTTGTCGGCATACCGCAGCTACCATGGCGGCACGCAGCTGGCCGTCAACGTCACGGGCGACCCTCGCCGCGTGGCTAACGACTACGGCAATTCCGGCGTGGTGCACTTCATGCCCGCGTACACCTACCGCTCATACTTTGGTTCCACCACGGAGGCCGAAGAGACGGAACGCGCCTTGCGCCACCTTGAGGACATGATTGTTCTTGAAGGCGCGCAGAACATCGCGGCACTGATCTTGGAGTCCATCCCGGGAACGGCCGGTATTTACATGCCGCCGGCCGGGTACCTTGAGGGCGTTCGCGAACTCACCAAAAAGCACGGCATCATGTTCATCGCGGACGAGGTCATGGCCGGTTTTGGCCGTTCCGGAAAGTGGTTCTCGATTAACCACTGGGACATCACGCCTGATCTCTTGACCTTCGCAAAGGGCGTGAACTCCGGCTACGTTCCGCTAGGCGGCGTGGCAATGTCGGATGCCATCTTCGAGACCTTCGGTGATCGCGTGTACCCAGGCGGACTCACCTACTCGGGTCACCCGCTCGCTTGTGCTGCGGCCGTTTCCGCCATCGGCGTCATGGCAGAAGAGGGCATGATCGAAAACGCCGAACGCTTGGGTCGAGACATCATTGGTCCGCGCTTGGCTCAAATGATGGAACGCCATCCATCCATTGGCGATGTACGCGGCGCGGGCGTCTTCTGGGCGATCGAGCTCGTGAAGAACCGTGAGACCAAGGAACCCATGGCCGCTTACGGCGGCTCCAGCCCTGAAATGAACGAACTCATTGGCGCCCTCAAAGCTAAGGGCATTCTCCCGTTCGCGAACTTCAACCGCATTCACGTGGTGCCGGCGCTGAATATTCCGGACGAGGTTTTAGAACAAGCACTCGACGCTATCGACGAAGCTCTCGAAGTCACGGACAAGTACGTGAGTTAG